Genomic DNA from Oncorhynchus mykiss isolate Arlee chromosome 2, USDA_OmykA_1.1, whole genome shotgun sequence:
AGAGTAGCGGCAGCAAATTATGTGTACAAGTGTGCGTGTGCACAGTATGCTATGTTTGCGTATGTAGTGTATGGGAGTGTCAATGTATTGtaggtgagtgagtgtgtatgtatagtcTAGTGTGTCATGGTTGTCTTAAGAactggaccaaggcgcagtgtacgtagagttccacatctttattatcaagtgaaacttaagcaaaaaacaaaacaataaacgaacaacgaaacgtgactacgtggtgcacatgcacaaacacaaaataatatcccacaaacacaggtgggaaaaatagctACATAAACATGagccccaattagaggcaacaattaccagctgcctctaattgggaaccaaagcaaaacaccaacatagaaatgttaaactagaacaccccctcgtcacgccctgacctactacaccatagagaaacaagggcgctctatggtcagggtgtgacatagtGAGTGTGCGTAGGGTCAATGCAAGATAGTTTGGGTACCATTCAATTGATTACTTAGCAGTATGGCTAATTAGCGGTCTTATGGGTTGGAGGTAGAGGCTGTCTCAGAGCCTGTTGGTCCCAGAGCCGATGCTCTGGTACTGTTTGCTggacggtagcagagtgaacagtctatggcttgggtggctggtgtctttgGCAGTTTTTTGgccctttctctgacaccgcctaataTAGAGGTCATGGTTGCCAGGGAGCtcaaccccagtgatgtactgggctatcCGCACCACCCTCTAACGCGTTGCGGTCAAGggcggtgcatttgccataccaagagGTGATGTAGCCAGtcagctctcaatggtgcagctgtagaacgttgaGGATCCGAGGGGCCCATACCAAATATTTTCTGCCTCCTGAGGGTGAAGAGGCggtgccgtgccctcttcacaactgtgcaggtgtgtgtggaccatgttcagtccttagtgatgtggacgccaaggaacttgaagctcacaACCCACTCCacaacagccccgtcgatgtggatagtggCATGCTCTCCCCTTTCTCCTATAGTCCAAGATCAgttccttggtcttactgacattgaagggaaggttgttgtcctgttaccACACTGCTacgtctctgaccacctccctataggctgattCATTGCAGTcgctgatcaggcctaccaccgtcgtgtcgtcagaaaacttgatgatggtgttggagtagtgggtggccacgcagtcgtgggtgaacaaggagtactgGAGagtaagcacacacccctggactcagagtgagtccatggaatttatgtgatttgttaagccaaattttactcctgaactaatttaggcttctctaaacaaaggggctgaatacttagcTAATTTGTATtaatcttaaaaaatatataccttttcttccactttgacattaagtAGATTGTTGAAAGAAAATTATAATTAAATAAATTTTAACCTGACTGTAAATAACACAAAATATGGAGAAATCAAAGGGgtatacttttgcaaggcaaaacaacaatctcagctctgcATATTTTTTTTACACGAAGAAACAATCATTACATAATTTATTCTGGAATGTCCgcatgtagcttgtttctggtcacagattcaggaatggttaaaaaaaatccCAACATTCATTTAAAATATAACCctacaaatagcagtgttgggtGACTTGGAAAACCATAACcagcaatataatataatactcaTAGGACAAAATGTCATCATTAACTTACAAATCGGTGGATGCTATACGATTAGAAAGGTTGAAAATTAATGTAAGACATCccagcacagttaaaaatatatatggcaCGTGGAAATCAAAAGAGGATGGTCtacggagataggtgggatgagTTGAGAGCAGCAGAGGGGTGGGATTATACAGCTCATGATTGGTAAGTAAATAAGGAAAACACTATATAGATGTCTGAGTACTATCTATCCAATATGTAATGTGTATAATCAAACCACTGtgtataaaagtaccatgtatcTAACAAAAAAGCTCTAAAAACTACAACGTTAAACAAAGTTACTTTTGTTCTccgatgggtaaaaaaaataaacgtaTGCTTACTGAACAAAGCTCTTATCGACAACAAACTAAGTTAATTACGGATACAGTTCTGCAGCTCAAATGTGTGTCAAACTATGAGCAGGGACTCCTCTCGCAAAGCCGGCACGCTTACATCTGGTTTCATTTACACTAATAAGAGCGTATCACGCTCTGAAAACGTAGCGTGTCTGGTGACGCAGGCCAGTTAGATAGCAATGTTCTCATAGTTCAAGCATTCATTCGGTCATATCTTATCCACCCAAGAGGAGATGAATGGCCTTTCAATCAGCTGTTTGATCCCCTTCCCCGACATAGGGCACGGTCATGTTTTTGTGCCTTCTCTTCATGTGTTCTTTCATGTTCTGCTTATGTCTGAAGCATTTATCACAATAACTACACTTGAAAGGTTTCTCCTCCATGTGCAGTCTCTGATGACTAATTAATGCCCCTCTGTCACTGAAGCATTTTGGACATATAGAACACACATGcagtttctcccctgtgtgtattctcaaATGCACATTCAACTGAAAGATGAAGATTTGCCACACACATGGCAATGATGTGGTTTCTCCCCTCTGTGTCTCTTTATGTGCCGATTCAAATTGGAACTCTGACTGAAACATTGGCCACACTCCTGGCAGGGAAATGGTTTGTCATTGGTGTGAATTCTCACATGCCCTCTAAGATGATGGCTATAGGTGAAACATTTCTTACAAAAATGACATTGAtggggtttctcccctgtgtgaatccTCATATGCATTTGCAGACTACTTCTCTGAGGGAAGCATTTGGCACATTCAGGACAGCGATGACGTTTTTCCCCTGTGTGAATCCTGCAATGGTTTTTCAGGTGATCCCTTCGAGAGAATGAATAGCCACAATCCTGGCACCGATAAGGCTTCTCCCTTGAGTGAGTCCTCATATGCATTTTCAGAGAGGTGCCAAGGCGAAATGTTTTGCCACATTCATTACAGTGATACGGTTTCTCTCCAGTATGAAGCCTCATATGCATTTTTAAATTTCCACTCAGAGCGTAACATTTTCCACATTCATGGCAATGATGcgatttctcccctgtgtggaccatCCTTATATAGACATTCAAAGTTCCAATCGAAGTGAAACATCTGCCACAATCATTACAGGGAAAaagtttctcccctgtgtgggtCCTAATATGATTTTTCAGATCCGTAGGAGAGTCAAAACCTTTACCACAAACTTCACAAAACCTAGTTCTGTGAGTTTCTAATATGTGATCCATCAAACCTTTTAGGGATTGACAGCTTTTTCCACAAACACCACAAATATGTTCCTTATCTTTTCTGTGTCTTCGCAAATGTCTCAATAAAGCCCCAAAGGAGTGACAAGGCCTTCCACAAACCTTACAACTAGAACCAGCAGGGCATTCACTAGGTGGTTTCAGATGGGACATCATGTGAGTTTGTATGTGATCCCTCACACGTTCTAGTGATGGACATCTTTttccacacacaccacaaataTGTTCCTCATCTTTTCTATGACTTTTCAAATGAGTCAATAATGTACGCATGGAGTGACAAGACCTTCCACACACCTTACAACAAGCAGGGATTTGTTCTTTTTCTGTCCGTGTCCTCTTTGATTTGCACATCTTTAAAGCCGCCAGATGTCCTCCACTCCACCTCGCGTCAACACTTTCACGGTTTTCATTCTGAGATGCAGAACAGCTTGGATTTACTAAAGAGAGGGCCTGAGAGTCACTGGTTGGTTCTGAAGAGTCCTCATGAGGTTCTGTTTTTATCTGTTTAGTTGAAGAGTCTCTGTTCTTGCATTCTTTACTTTGGGTTTTGTTAAGATGTGAGGACTGAGTTGGATACTCATCAGACTCACTTTTCACACAGGGAAAAGTGGTATTGTATTCCAGCTTTTGGCTGGTCCTGAGTGCCAcctgttcctctttaatctgtgTGGGCTCGGAGTCATCTTTCCCCGGATTGGGGCTCCTTTCCTGCTCACAGTGCTGCTGTTCGGGGGGAACCTCCTCTTCAATGGCATTGAGCCATTTGCGGTCTGAAGGGAAGAAGAAATGATTAATTAGCTAGAACTCGAACACTGAAATGATATAGGGGTTTCTGTAAAACCTTGGAGTAGTCATAGTTATGACATGGCaaaccctggctgtgaccccacacTCCAGTGTCTCGGGGAGTGggatataaaaatataaaaaaacatgtCCAATTTACACATGCGTCTAAATTACACACTTGTAAATGTAAAGGGAAAACAGTATAAGCACCCACCCCCAAAATGTGGAGTGAGACTATGGCTTTAACCAGGACTTGGGAAGAACAGAAATGTTCACTTCTGAAAAATCAAACACTTTATTTTGGGAAGGAAAATAATAAGTTTTTTTTTACCATTGTTTTATTGATGCAGCTCCAAAAAGCCAGCAGACCACAAATCAGGGGTAGTCCACAGCCCAGGATCTTTTGACTTGTTTTGGGTCCGACTCCGAGAGGAAACACAAATTGGTCTGCCTTTAGGCCAAGCACCTGAACCCCATGTCTAGTGGTAATTGAACAACGATTACCACTAGACATGCAACCATAGCATTAGGAATTAGAATAGTAATTGAATACCCTTTGTTTTCAGTTTGGATATTGGTTTGATATTTGGAGTTGACACATCAATACCTAGTCGATGGAAGGTCCTATGATGATTAGGGTGATATATCTAGAATCAGATGATGCTAGAGAACAAGGTACAGCCTTCAATAGGGGGAATATTATGCACTCACAGTGGTCTTAAAAGTGCAATCAGCTGAATCAGGTGTttacaggtaaaaaaaaatgtgttacaATTAAATGATCTTTGAGCTTTAACCAACTTTGTTTTTACCCCACATTAATTACATTTAGAAATGTAATCTTGTTaattaaaaaaatctatttatttTTGGTAAAAAATTATACATAAATAGGCCTACTTGCATGACCTAGAGCTAAAATCACTTGTAGCAAAGTCACTGATGTCCCTAATCCATTATACACCCATTAGAATTCCCATTTTAAAGTTCCCTGATTATAAATACATTTCCGTTCCTAATTATAATTTTTCCAAAAATCCAATCCACGTGTGCTAGAGATCTACCGCAAGGTTTCCACTATGAAAATGTGGCGTCGAACATTTGAGCAGCAGAGTTTTAATTTACcagacatttgagaaatgtaccGGATCCATATGCATTGGTGCATAACCTGATCACggtgtccacccacggtgctcagaatgccagaaatcacatttagattatggtaattcatattaAAAGAACATCCAAGTCGACGATGCAATGACGTGTCCTTGCCGCTTACTTTGAAGATGCTAGAATAACTGTCCACGTGTACTTTCCCTCAGCCAACAAGACAAccaacagcaaaatcactagccgGAGTATGAGTTTCAAGTTTGCGGAAgcacattttcaccataaaaaaaaTTCACTTTTGGAATAAAAGTCAGAAATAAAAGTCATCTTTGCAGTGTAAGACATTAGGAATAGTAGGCTGAGGAGATTGGACAGTCGTACACATGTAGGATAATAATATAAGTCAATCACTGTTCGCAAAAAAGACCGTGCCAACGCGTGACTGAGCCCATTTAGTGTAGAGGACTGGGGCTGTATCAGATACGTTTTtatgctatacagaaacccagcctacatAGCTTAATTAGCCTACTCTTGTCTACACTACTCTATTGGTCTTTCTTTGCATCGGATAAACAAATTTCATGCAACTGCTACACTTTATATGACTGGAGGTATTAGCAGAGCATTTTTTAAATAAGACAAATTACAGGGTAGCTAGCCTACTCTGACAATCAATAAAAACAACGTTGTCCATATAATAGGCCTACGAGAAGGGGAGACGCAAATAGAATATAGCATCCGTCTAAACTGGAGGAGGAAATTGTCCAAAAACAAACTTAAATTGCACTGACCCAATAATCATAAAGAGCGTATGCACAGTGCGCAATCACCGGTGATATGGCCAATGCTCTCCGCTGGGGCTAATAAGACAGGCTATAGGGCTACTGTTGTTCGCTCAACTAAAACACAGATGATAGTCTTTTCTTTGTCTACTCTTTACAGCAATAGTCAGTTGCTTTCCAAACTGTTTTCCCACAATTTAATTTTTAAATATTGTGATATGGTTGGCTGGGCCGCTCTACTTTTCACTGACAGTCGCAACTAAACGATAATCTATTTCGTATTTGCTGTGCTCAAATTGCGAGGGCTGTCTTCCTTCCGACTGTAGGCAAtgcgatttaaaaaaaacaacaggtACACTTATCTACTATGGGGATAGTAAATTGACATAGGTGGTGCATCCAAAACGGTAGGGGACGCTTTCCCTAAGTAAATTTGAATCGTTAAATTGATATAGCTTAATTAGCCTACTCCTGTCTacactattctattggtcagcttgtcaagAAAGTAGcacaaacagactctgggacattCGTGGGACGgtagatcccaaattcatacaaccattTGGCTACCAGACAATAAAAGAAAGCTGAAAACCGATAGAACATGAAAGAAATaggctactggtttcaatggcatatggaagCCTATATAAAATTGCCTCCATGGATATGGCCAGATTTtgcctaggctactttgaagcaaggtaaaacacgccccataatatgtagtaaaacgttcaggtttcaaatcactcaaatgtatttataaagccctttttacaatCAGCAGATATCACAaaatgctatacagaaacccagcctaaaaccccaaacagcaagcaatacagatgtagaagcacggtagctaggacaactccctagaaaggcaggaacctaggacgaaacctt
This window encodes:
- the LOC110492857 gene encoding zinc finger protein 2; protein product: MAKMELLGLIFNQGFRAVPELFRAVEKTITDYQGKDCLSKEENNRLQKLLDILLKPEIQLHRADRKWLNAIEEEVPPEQQHCEQERSPNPGKDDSEPTQIKEEQVALRTSQKLEYNTTFPCVKSESDEYPTQSSHLNKTQSKECKNRDSSTKQIKTEPHEDSSEPTSDSQALSLVNPSCSASQNENRESVDARWSGGHLAALKMCKSKRTRTEKEQIPACCKVCGRSCHSMRTLLTHLKSHRKDEEHICGVCGKRCPSLERVRDHIQTHMMSHLKPPSECPAGSSCKVCGRPCHSFGALLRHLRRHRKDKEHICGVCGKSCQSLKGLMDHILETHRTRFCEVCGKGFDSPTDLKNHIRTHTGEKLFPCNDCGRCFTSIGTLNVYIRMVHTGEKSHHCHECGKCYALSGNLKMHMRLHTGEKPYHCNECGKTFRLGTSLKMHMRTHSREKPYRCQDCGYSFSRRDHLKNHCRIHTGEKRHRCPECAKCFPQRSSLQMHMRIHTGEKPHQCHFCKKCFTYSHHLRGHVRIHTNDKPFPCQECGQCFSQSSNLNRHIKRHRGEKPHHCHVCGKSSSFS